The Endozoicomonas montiporae CL-33 genome contains a region encoding:
- a CDS encoding 16S rRNA (uracil(1498)-N(3))-methyltransferase, which yields MNLLLLTSDDFVSDSLVKLQGRQLQHVLGVHQAKVGDTLRVGLVNDRMGEGIITGLSADSLEMEVSLTEQPPEALPLTVLLALPRPKMLKRSLQHLTALGVKRIVLMNSYRVEKSFWQSPWLSEEKIHEQLVLGLEQARDTILPEVVQEKRFKPFVEDRLPAMVEGKRGLVAHPVGGNACPHQISDEVVLAIGPEGGFIPYEVEKLEEAGFERIHLGSRILRVETAVTAITSKLYD from the coding sequence ATGAATTTACTTTTGCTGACTTCTGACGACTTTGTATCGGACTCTCTGGTAAAACTGCAGGGGCGGCAGTTGCAGCATGTACTCGGTGTTCATCAGGCAAAAGTGGGTGATACATTGCGGGTCGGTCTGGTCAATGACCGGATGGGGGAAGGCATTATCACCGGGCTGTCAGCGGACTCTCTGGAAATGGAAGTGTCTCTGACCGAACAGCCGCCAGAGGCTTTGCCACTGACTGTATTGCTAGCCTTGCCCAGACCCAAAATGCTGAAGCGCAGCCTGCAACATCTGACGGCTCTTGGGGTAAAGCGTATCGTATTAATGAACAGCTACCGGGTTGAAAAAAGTTTCTGGCAGTCCCCCTGGTTGTCCGAAGAAAAGATTCATGAACAACTGGTGCTTGGACTTGAGCAGGCGCGTGATACGATTTTGCCGGAAGTGGTTCAGGAAAAACGCTTTAAGCCATTTGTGGAAGATCGCCTGCCTGCCATGGTCGAAGGCAAAAGAGGGTTGGTGGCTCACCCCGTGGGAGGCAATGCCTGTCCACACCAGATTTCTGATGAGGTGGTGCTGGCGATTGGCCCCGAAGGCGGTTTTATTCCCTACGAAGTTGAAAAACTCGAAGAGGCCGGTTTTGAACGTATTCATCTGGGCTCAAGAATCCTCAGGGTTGAAACGGCCGTTACTGCTATCACATCGAAACTTTACGACTAA